The window CTTTATATAGATATAAGCGAGCTAATGGTATAGCTTGCTGTATTTAACTTGGACAGTAGGACGCCGTCTACAATAAACGTACCTAGTCTAAAAAGTCGGTTAAATTATTGACCAGCGGCGAAACCCAGGTAAGTAACCGACTCACACATAACACTATTGTGCCCAAGTAGCCGCTGCCTCGCTTGAATAGGCGAGGGCGCATCAGGCAGATGAGTTGTACTAAAAGACGCCCATACTGCGAAGCTGATTGAGTCAAGTGTACAATCAGCGATCTTTCCTATAGAAGACCATGCCACCATTACCCTAGAGGAGAGCTCGTGGAAACTTCCCCAGAACAGTTGTGGAGCCAGGTATTGGAGCGTTTACAGCTACAATTAAGCCGACCCACCTTTGAAACCTGGATTAAGACAGCCAGCGCCGAGCAACTGACGGATAACTGCTTGGTGTTGCGTACTCCCAACCCTTTTGCTAGAAATTGGTTGCAAAAATACTACATCAAGACGATCTCAGATGTGGTACAGGATATTTTAGGCCAACCAGTGGAGATTCAACTGTTGGTCACTGCCGGGGATGATCACTCTCCCATTAGCGATACCGGAATTTCCTGGTCTGTTCCTATTGGCAGCAGTGTTTCAGAGGGTATATCGAATTCCCCGCCGAGATTGCCGGAGTTAAATCATAAGTATGTTTTTTCTCGCTTTGTTGTGGGTTCTAATAATCGCATGGCTCATGCAGCCTCGCTGGCTGTAGCAGAATCTCCAGGACGTGAGTTTAACCCTCTGTTTTTATGTGGGGGTGTGGGCTTAGGCAAAACTCATTTGATGCAAGCTATTGGTCACTTTCGTTTGGATAAGTGCCCGGATTCTAAAATCTTTTATGTCTCTACTGAGCAGTTTACCAATGACTTGATTGCGGCGATTCGCAAAGATAGTATGCAGAGTTTCCGCGAACATTATCGGACAGCCGATGTCCTTCTGGTCGATGATATTCAATTTATTGAGGGTAAGGAATATACCCAAGAAGAGTTTTTTTATACATTCAATACTTTGCACGAGGCGGGGAAGCAAGTTGTATTGGCGTCAGACCGTCCTCCGAATCAAATTCCCCGCTTACAGGAACGCCTATGTTCCCGTTTTTCGATGGGTTTAATTGCTGATATTCAAGCCCCGGACTTGGAAACGCGAATGGCTATTTTGCAAAAAAAGGCTGAGTATGAAAATATTCGTCTGCCGCGATCGGTCATTGAATATATTGCCACTCACTACACTTCCAACATTCGCGAACTAGAGGGAGCATTGATTCGGGCTGTGGCTTATGTTTCAATTTCGGGTTTACCGATGACCGTAGAGAATATTACACCGATTTTGAACCCCCCGATTCCCAAGGTCAAAGCTTCTCCCGATACTATTTTAATGACGGTGGCAGATGCGTTTAATGTCTCAATCGAAGATTTGAAGGGTAACTCTCGACGCCGAGAAATTAGTTGGTCTCGGCAAATTGGTATGTACTTAATGCGGCAACATACAGATTTGAGTTTGCCCAGAATTGGTGAGGAATTTGGTGGCAAAGACCATACTACGGTGTTATATAGTTGTGATAAAATAGGCCAACTGCGAGAGAGTGATGCTACAGTGGATCAGACCTTGCGTCAGTTGAGCGATCGCATCAACCTAACCAGCCAAACCAAAAATCAAAATTGAACCTTTTTAGCCCTATCGAAGGCAACATCAAAAAATTAATATTTCTTAATCTATTGGCTTGTCCCTTTTCAGACGCTTAGCCTTTATACTCAAATGCTCGGAGAGAAGTCGTGGAAAATCTCTGAGTAAGTATAAATACTTTGTGGAAAAACTAGCTTACTTTTCCACAGTTTTTCCACAATCTGAAAGTCTACAAACGATTGATTCAGAATGAGGTTGTGTGGTTTTTCCACATTTTCCACAGCCTTGAGGATGAAGCAGACGAATGACGAAAATGTGAATGGAGAGCAAAGCCAGACGTTGACCAGAATCAAGCACAGAATTATCCTGAGTATTGCTCTTGGGGATTGACTGACCTGATGAAACGTCTGGTTCAGTTCTACCCGTAGCCCTGTAATCGTAGTCATTATTTGAACCACAACCTGAGCGACATATTGTAATTTTTATGAAACTAATTTGTACTCAAAGTGACCTCAACACCAACCTCTCACTGGTAATACGGGCGGTTCCTTCTCGTCCCACTCATCCGGTGTTGGGAAATGTTTTATTAACCGGGAATCCAGACACTCAACAGGTACGCCTCACCGCCTTTGATCTCAGCCTTGGCATTCAAACCAGCTTTGCGGCGAACGTCCTGCAAGGTGGAGAAATTGCCATACCTGCCAAACTGCTCAATGATATTGTTTCACGTCTACCTGATGGGGAAATTACGTTAGAGGACGAGGTCGGGGAAACCGTCAACGAGACAGAGACGGACAGACGGATTGTCACCTTAACTTCGGCTTCTGGGCGTTACCAAGTCCGAGGCATGAGTTCTGAAGAGTTTCCAGAACTGCCCCAAATTGCAGGGACAGCCGTCTCTCTCCCTGTAGAAGCCTTGGTTGATGGATTGCGGGGTTCTCTGTTTGCCACGAGTTCTGACGAAACCAAGCAAGTGCTTACGGGAGTTCACTTCACCATGCAGCAAGATACTTTAGAATTTGCCGCAACTGATGGTCACCGATTAGCGGTAGTGAAAACTACAAATCAAGCGGTTGCCGATAGCGAGAAGGCAGACGAAGAGGGTTCAGCCGCAGAAGACTCAAAAGCATCACAGAACAGTTACACTCCCTCTAATGAGGCTTCTCAGCTAGAGCTGACTGTACCCGCCAGAGCCTTGCGGGAGTTGGAGCGAATGTTCGCACCGCACCAACCCACCGATACAGTTGCCCTTTACCTAGAGCCGGGTCAGATTATTTTTCAAGGGGGAAATCAGCGTTTAACCAGCCGCACCCTGGAAGGGCAGTACCCACCTTATCATCAACTCATTCCACGTCAGTTCCAGCGTCAGCTAACGATTGACCGGCGTCAATTACTTAGTTCAGTCGAGCGGATTGCGGTTTTGGCTGACCAAAAAAATAATGTTGTCAAGTTCAGCATTGATAGTGTTAACCAACAGCTTTCTTTATCAGTAGAAGCTCAGGATGTGGGTAGTGGGCAGGAATCGATGTCAGCCCAAGTTACGGGTGAAAGCATTGATATTGCCTTCAATGTCAAGTATTTGATTGATGGATTAAAAGCTCTTTCTACGTCTGATATTCAGATACAAATGAATGCCGCTAATAGTCCTGTCATTTTGACACCGCTAGGGGGACGCAAGATGATTTATTTGGTAATGCCCGTGCAGCTTCGGAATTAAACTTGGGACGATAACTGATATCATTGGAGCCAGAGTTAGAACCGCTTATTTTCTAGCCATTTTATAATCATTTTGGCTTCAATAGTAGGATTTTATGGTTCAACTTACAAAGCAAAGTTTAGCTATCATTCCTCTTGATCAATCCTAATATTTAACCATGAATAGCCATAAGACTGATGCAGATAAGGGGCATATTTTAATTGTCGATGATACCCCAGAAAATCTGCAAGTCTTATCAAATACACTTTCTAAGCAAGGCTATAAAGTCCGGTGTGTGGTCACAGGACAAATGGGCATTCGAGCCGCACGTTCGGCTTCACCCGATTTGATTCTACTCGATATCCGAATACCGGATATGAATGGATATGAAGTCTGCGAACAACTCAAACGTGACGCACAAACATCCGAAATTCCCGTCATTTTTCTCAGCGCTTTAGATGAAACATTGAATAAGGTAAGAGCCTTTACTGCTGGGGGAGCAGATTATATTACCAAACCCTTTCAGGTTGAAGAAGTTTTGGCACGGGTTGAACATCAACTAATAATTCGTAAGCTCACCAAGCAACTTCAATCACAAAACGAACAACTGCAACAAGAGATTGAAACTCGTAAACAATCCGAGACTCGATTACAGCAAGAAGTGGCAGAACGTCAGCGAGCCGAACAAGCTCTGCGCCAAGCTTGTGACGCCCTAGAAGCCAAAATTGAACAACAGCTAGCCGAGCGCGAAAAACTGCTTGTGTTGTTGAATTCTCTGCAAAATCCCTCCTACGTCTATCAAGTTGGAGGTTCTCTACCTCCGAGTGCTCCCA of the Allocoleopsis franciscana PCC 7113 genome contains:
- the dnaN gene encoding DNA polymerase III subunit beta, encoding MKLICTQSDLNTNLSLVIRAVPSRPTHPVLGNVLLTGNPDTQQVRLTAFDLSLGIQTSFAANVLQGGEIAIPAKLLNDIVSRLPDGEITLEDEVGETVNETETDRRIVTLTSASGRYQVRGMSSEEFPELPQIAGTAVSLPVEALVDGLRGSLFATSSDETKQVLTGVHFTMQQDTLEFAATDGHRLAVVKTTNQAVADSEKADEEGSAAEDSKASQNSYTPSNEASQLELTVPARALRELERMFAPHQPTDTVALYLEPGQIIFQGGNQRLTSRTLEGQYPPYHQLIPRQFQRQLTIDRRQLLSSVERIAVLADQKNNVVKFSIDSVNQQLSLSVEAQDVGSGQESMSAQVTGESIDIAFNVKYLIDGLKALSTSDIQIQMNAANSPVILTPLGGRKMIYLVMPVQLRN
- the dnaA gene encoding chromosomal replication initiator protein DnaA translates to METSPEQLWSQVLERLQLQLSRPTFETWIKTASAEQLTDNCLVLRTPNPFARNWLQKYYIKTISDVVQDILGQPVEIQLLVTAGDDHSPISDTGISWSVPIGSSVSEGISNSPPRLPELNHKYVFSRFVVGSNNRMAHAASLAVAESPGREFNPLFLCGGVGLGKTHLMQAIGHFRLDKCPDSKIFYVSTEQFTNDLIAAIRKDSMQSFREHYRTADVLLVDDIQFIEGKEYTQEEFFYTFNTLHEAGKQVVLASDRPPNQIPRLQERLCSRFSMGLIADIQAPDLETRMAILQKKAEYENIRLPRSVIEYIATHYTSNIRELEGALIRAVAYVSISGLPMTVENITPILNPPIPKVKASPDTILMTVADAFNVSIEDLKGNSRRREISWSRQIGMYLMRQHTDLSLPRIGEEFGGKDHTTVLYSCDKIGQLRESDATVDQTLRQLSDRINLTSQTKNQN